The genomic window CGAGACACCTCTCTCTCCAGGGTTCTGTCAACACGCGGCGCATTCCCCAACGCCTGGCCTGGCCAGTCCAAAAAATGACTGAAGAGTTTTCAGACATGCATCTTGGGACTTTATCGTGATGAATGTGCTATGATAGTTTGGACCTGCATTTATCGAAGTCTTTTTGTATacttaaatggcattttgcaAGCCCCCTACAGCACTGAAGTATATTAGTCCTATCCGAAAATGTCTGCTGTGTCACTCAAGTTTCATAGCCAATGACTTGTATGTATGTGAAGGAAAGAGTCAGGCTTTAATATAGCACAGGGATACTTGTATGTGTGTAACTGGCACATACGTACGGTATATTCTCATAGGGACACGGGGAAGGGGGTGGCTTTTGGCGGGAGCCGCCGTGCTCGGATTAAAGGCTATGCGCTGGCCAACAAATGGAATGCGGCCTGCGGCAAGAGCTGCCACAATGTCACCAAAAAGCatgagtgtgagtgagtgtATCTGTCCGCGATGCTTTCTATGCACTGTATAGCGAGCACTGTCGTTGGTGGACATGTTTATGCAGGGCTGTGAAGGGTTGCACGTCCACATGCAGAATCAAATAGTATCTCTCATACCTTTGGAGGTTATCATGTTTATCTTATCGGAGTGGACAGCTGTGCTCCACAAAGGTCTTTCTACGATTGAGTTCACCTTATTTTGATGCTTGcaaggtgtgtgtatgtgtgcgtgcctAAGTGGGAGTTCAAGCGGGCAGGCACacactctgtctgtctgtctgtctgtctgtctgtccagcAAGAGAGATATAGCAGGGCGGGGGTGAACAGCAGGTCCATGCAAGGACAAATGAGCCTGCATTAAGTTGAGAGACACGCTGGTGCTGTGTGCCAACATTCACAAGGCTCATGCACTTGTggataagaaagaaagaaagaaagaccgcAGCGGAGCCAAGCAAGGTCCTCCCTTTTTCCTCATCTGCATGCTCGTCATTTAGGCAATCACATCCAAGTTTGGTTTTAAAGTAGAGCTTCTCAAGCGCTTTTAACAGATAGCACAGAGTGCTTTTGACTCATTCAAATAAGAAGTTGTGTGGTGAAGAAGGGGGGaggagaaaagagagagaaagtggagaggaggaggaggaggaggaggaggaggaggaggaggatgtatCAGTGTCAGTGGGCTGCTCTCCCCCTCAGCGTGTGCACAATGTAAAGAGCCGTATGATGGCAAAACACATCATTAGCTGTCATTCATCACAGACGAGACAACTTGTTCATCACGCAACGGAGTGTAGCATATCAgaaatctttctttctttccttccaaaATCGAGGCCAATCAAGAAGGAATATTAGGGATGATGAATTGTTTTTTCCTTGCCACCAATTTAGTAACACAAAATAGAAAGAATGGGCTCAAGAATATGCAGAGCAATTGCCTTCTTTTCATGCAATCCGACCAAAATTGGATTGGAAAagcgatttaaaaaaacattggtcTCTCATTCACTATGATGGTCATGATCATTCATTCATCATACTCTCATCATTTGGTCTGTCATAGCTCTTATGCTCTTGTTTTGTCTCACCATGCATGAAAGGTCCAAAAACCATTAAGAGCATCATTTTGATATGCTAGCTAGCGCTGCTCATGATGTTATTCAATATTGCTGCTATATATTTGAAACGGCGCAATtaggagagagagagtgtgtgtgtgtgcgtgtgcgcgtgcgtgtgcgtgtgcgtgcgtgtgtgttggcaGCTGTGGGGATAAACCAATACTGATCTGCTGGTTGCCGCGTGCCTCCCTCGGGGAGGATGTTGATGTTGGGCTGGCTGTGTCTGCTCCAGAGTGAACTGCCTTTCTGCtgctttgcacacacacacacacgcacacacacacacacacatttgcattcacacacacacacatgtttgTTCTGCAAATGTGAGGCCCCAGGGGGCTGGATCTGAGCTTGTCTGTGATGTGTCATTTAACACGAcagagaccgaccgaccgaccgaccgaccgaccgaccgaccggccGGGCGGCTGGGCGGTTCGGCCGTCCGGCTACACCGCAAGCTGGCAGCTGTAGCCACCGAGCACCTCGGCAAGCACACCCAAAACTAGAGGGCTATCCAGAAACAAGAGGGCCCTTTTCTCTCGCTTCTATGTTTACTCGCCAGCGGTCGCAGTGTTTTCAAACCCCAAGCAGGACATGTGGTGCAAATAGCCCCCATTGCGACATCGTGCTCTCTCCAAGCCCAactgccctccctccctccctccctggctCCCTCTAAGCACAAAGACAATCCTCTGAGTAAACAGCCATAGTCCTGAGCGGAAGGACTCGCTGCCATTGTAAAAGCAGAGAGGTCTGGACTTCACAATCTTGTCCACGCTCCGAAATCACAACGTGGTCGGTCCGTCTGTTTTCCACATAGCAACTCCATACGGAGGTGCAGATGCATCAATAGCGAGGGAGCGGTGCTCTTCGTCACTCACCCGGACACGTTCTCCTGATGACAACGCAGTCTCTGATCTCCGAGATCTGGGGACAGGGTCTGCCCAAAGGCGACGGGTAGCGCAGGACCTGGCGAGCGCGCGTCTCCCGTCCCCGCTTGAAGCCGCAGGTTCTACCTGAGCGAGAGCAGGGACTCCACTCGCTCCACGCCGACACCTGGCAGTGCGCTAAAGGCAAAAGGAGAAGAAAGACTAGCGTCAACGGGCTTCTCGGAAAAGCAGTGAGCCTTGACGACAAACCTCGCGGCGCGCACTCCATGACTTTGTCGTTGGCTTGGTAGTCATCCGGACACACGCGGTGGCAGCTTCCGTTGAGCTGGTAGAGGCCCGGCCGGCACCTTGCGCACGTGTCGCCGCCGTTTGCGCAGAACTCGCACTCTGCCGGGCACTCTGCAACTATCCAAGCGGCAGAAGGCATTTTACACagcggcgggcaggcgggcgggcgctggGATGAAATGCCAAACGCCGCCTTTGTCCCACTCACTGGGAACGCACTCCCTCTTTGTATCGCTGCGGAGCATGGCGTCGGGGCAGCTCTCTCGGCAATCGCCCCGGTGAAGGTAGAAGCCTGTCCGGCAGCGCATGCAGAATTTCTTGTTGAAGCAGGACTCGCACTCGGGACTGCACTcttgacagacggacagacaggcaggcaggagggcagccaggcaggcagacagacagatgacagacagacagagcacACGAGAGTCATGACAGGACAGACAGAGCACACGAGAGTCATGACAGGACCAAATATGGCTACTTGAAGTCTTGACCACGTGACCAATGATTTGCATTCAGTCAATTTCTTACTTGTGCACGTGTTTCTTTCTCGCGAGCGAGTGCCGTAAAAGCCCGGAGGACAGGAAGTCATGCACACCCCGATCTGCTTCATCCCAATCCTCTCCAAATGCATAAAGAAGCGCGGCTTGCAGGACAGGCAGCCATTGTAGTCCGAGCAGGTGAGACAGCCCCCCTGCTGGCAACCTGAACTCACTCCAGAGATCTCTGTTGACCACATTTCACAAGTGTGAGACAGAAAGCTCGGGCACCGTGCTCGATGGATACGTGCATTTGCAAAATCAACCTCACAGAGACTAGCAGtagaagagcaaaaaaagcCAACAATCTTCTCTCACTCCTTCCATCTTCAATGGCCCTTTCTAACATTCACCTTGGGTCTGAGATGAAGCAGGAATGAatcgacggacggacggacggacggacggaagccGCTATCTTTGGCAGGCTTCCAGGTTAGCGTGCAGAATGGCTCCGTCGGACGGACTAAGAGTTTAGTCGGCGCTCCATTACACGCTTGCGTCCGTCCACGATTTCACTTTCTGGAGCGAGCGGGCCGAACGGAGCGTTCCGACCCTGGGACGCAATGCTTACCGCTCGCTGTTTTATGATTTCCTGTATCCATTAGTCCTGATAAAACATCCCGCAAATGTGTGACTAATGACGATGATCTGTTAAGTCTATCAATGGGAAGGCCGCACTTGTTGCGGTGCGCAATGGAAGGGTGGGCGGAGTGCTCAACAATGAAGAATCCAAAAAGAGCAGTCCTTGGAGCGTGGAGGGAAGCCTTATGGCTTTGCGGGTGTCATACAAGCAAAGCTGGAGGGGATGTATCCAAACAAGTAGCTCATGCCCTGCCGCTGTGGCAAGAGCTGGACGTCACCTCGGTCGGACCCGTCGGATGATGTGACAGAGTCCCAACACAGCCAAATGGGccaaccgtgtgtgtgtggactATAAATTGGATTTGAGGAGTCCCTCCCGGAGAGCATTCCTCTGCCTCATCATCAGCTTCCTCAGAAGTGAACCTATTCTCGTCTAGCTTGATGAGCTCTTGGAACCTGCTTGCGCGTTCGACAGTTTTGTCAATCAACATGACATcaatattgaattaaaaaaaaccatgatccggtttttttttttgcggattggccggggaagaagaagaaaaaaaaccatc from Syngnathus typhle isolate RoL2023-S1 ecotype Sweden linkage group LG10, RoL_Styp_1.0, whole genome shotgun sequence includes these protein-coding regions:
- the rspo3 gene encoding R-spondin-3, which codes for MQLKVISFVVIILHCMDYTGCQQYSTSRHWQHKQISGVSSGCQQGGCLTCSDYNGCLSCKPRFFMHLERIGMKQIGVCMTSCPPGFYGTRSRERNTCTKCSPECESCFNKKFCMRCRTGFYLHRGDCRESCPDAMLRSDTKRECVPIAECPAECEFCANGGDTCARCRPGLYQLNGSCHRVCPDDYQANDKVMECAPRAHCQVSAWSEWSPCSRSGRTCGFKRGRETRARQVLRYPSPLGRPCPQISEIRDCVVIRRTCPGRRPNDRKQRRNRNKNKEVRREKKGERESAGDAGERQEDRNKTEHRRRRGRDPDPFSPGEGLVQ